A portion of the Actomonas aquatica genome contains these proteins:
- a CDS encoding tetratricopeptide repeat protein, giving the protein MSPKTPRRFLVTVSSLAGLALAWPALPLSAQSDGGPILLSTEGGGVSWTDVDEMIAAAKAGNPAARLHYAIMLEEGYPGKVDADPAQALTILRELAADGDHEALFRLGKIAHDGLLNQPQDYTKALDLYRRAAAAGNNTAMHNVGAMYVSGRGVKRDYTEGLAWLMLGAENGIGESSVDQVKHRLRKYPDRITKAEARLETLKAELGKLDPRGDVAASAPEPDRSFAPPVAPAPTKVTLPKPTIGGPTSPSLPSVSPTSPSIGVPTISLPPPPPPTPTPAPDPQANDDQN; this is encoded by the coding sequence ATGAGTCCTAAGACTCCCCGTCGCTTCCTCGTCACCGTTTCCAGCCTCGCCGGCCTCGCGCTGGCGTGGCCTGCCCTCCCCCTGTCGGCGCAATCCGACGGCGGACCCATCCTGCTCTCCACCGAAGGCGGCGGTGTCTCCTGGACCGACGTCGACGAGATGATCGCCGCCGCCAAGGCCGGCAATCCCGCCGCCCGCCTTCACTATGCCATCATGCTGGAGGAGGGTTACCCGGGCAAAGTCGACGCCGACCCCGCCCAAGCCCTCACCATCCTGCGCGAACTCGCCGCCGACGGTGATCACGAGGCCCTCTTCCGCCTCGGCAAGATCGCCCACGACGGCCTGCTCAATCAGCCGCAGGATTACACCAAGGCCCTCGATCTCTACCGTCGCGCCGCCGCCGCCGGCAACAACACCGCCATGCACAACGTCGGCGCCATGTATGTGAGCGGCCGCGGCGTGAAACGCGATTACACCGAAGGCCTCGCCTGGCTCATGCTCGGCGCCGAAAACGGCATCGGCGAAAGCTCCGTCGATCAGGTTAAACACCGTCTGCGCAAGTATCCCGACCGCATCACCAAAGCCGAAGCCCGCCTCGAGACCCTCAAGGCTGAGCTCGGCAAACTCGATCCGCGTGGCGATGTGGCCGCCTCCGCACCGGAACCCGACCGCAGCTTCGCTCCGCCCGTTGCCCCGGCTCCGACCAAGGTCACTCTGCCCAAGCCGACCATCGGCGGTCCGACCTCCCCTTCCCTCCCCTCCGTATCCCCAACCTCACCTTCGATCGGTGTCCCCACGATCTCGCTTCCCCCTCCTCCTCCGCCGACTCCGACCCCCGCGCCGGACCCTCAGGCCAACGACGACCAAAACTAA
- the recA gene encoding recombinase RecA, with protein MARSAPAKTTAAAPTTEVAARKNVDLAISAITKQFGEGSIMRLGDNTRMQVETISTGSLAIDLALGVGGLPRGRIVEIYGPESSGKTTFCLSVIAEAQRKGGLAAFIDVEHALDPKYSRVVGVNLDDLLVSQPDSGEDALNIAETLIRSNAIDVIVIDSVAALVSKAELDGQMGDATVGSQARLMSQAMRRLTAVVNKTKCVCIFTNQIREKIGVMFGSPETTPGGRALKFFSSVRIDIRRREQLKQPDGKVIGNRTKIKIVKNKVAAPFTECEFDIMYDEGISTTGSVLDLGLEHKVLEKRGAWISYKGDLIGQGRDAAKATLKEKPELAKEVMDAVYAKVNVTGGTSVTGEEADKDES; from the coding sequence TTCGGCGAGGGCTCCATCATGCGTCTGGGCGACAACACCCGCATGCAGGTCGAGACGATCTCCACCGGCTCGCTCGCCATCGACCTCGCCCTCGGCGTGGGTGGCCTGCCCCGCGGCCGCATCGTGGAAATCTACGGTCCCGAATCCTCCGGTAAGACCACCTTCTGTTTGAGCGTCATCGCCGAAGCCCAACGCAAGGGCGGCCTCGCGGCCTTCATCGACGTCGAGCACGCCCTCGACCCAAAATACTCCCGCGTCGTCGGCGTGAACCTCGACGACCTGCTCGTCTCCCAACCCGACTCCGGTGAGGACGCGCTCAACATCGCCGAGACCCTCATTCGCTCCAACGCCATCGACGTCATCGTCATCGACTCCGTCGCCGCCCTCGTCTCCAAGGCCGAACTCGACGGCCAGATGGGCGACGCCACCGTCGGCTCCCAGGCCCGCCTCATGTCGCAGGCCATGCGCCGCCTCACCGCCGTGGTCAACAAGACCAAGTGCGTGTGCATCTTCACCAACCAGATCCGCGAAAAGATCGGCGTGATGTTCGGCTCCCCCGAAACCACCCCCGGCGGTCGCGCCCTCAAGTTCTTCTCCTCCGTCCGCATCGACATCCGCCGCCGTGAGCAGCTCAAGCAGCCCGACGGCAAGGTCATCGGCAACCGCACCAAGATCAAGATCGTCAAAAACAAGGTCGCCGCCCCCTTCACCGAGTGCGAGTTCGACATCATGTATGACGAGGGCATCTCGACCACCGGCTCCGTCCTCGACCTCGGTCTCGAACACAAGGTCCTCGAGAAACGCGGTGCCTGGATCTCCTACAAGGGCGACCTCATCGGCCAGGGCCGCGACGCCGCCAAGGCCACGCTCAAGGAAAAGCCCGAGCTCGCCAAGGAGGTCATGGACGCCGTCTACGCCAAAGTGAATGTCACCGGCGGCACCAGCGTCACCGGCGAAGAAGCCGACAAGGATGAGTCCTAA